The following proteins are co-located in the Triticum aestivum cultivar Chinese Spring chromosome 1A, IWGSC CS RefSeq v2.1, whole genome shotgun sequence genome:
- the LOC123107650 gene encoding uncharacterized protein — MALSRTAMSVSFLVAVVVAAASVPAATAQAPCDSACRLKAAAEAFTAAPPTEKAAAVEILSNKTEGAVSSAESANQAAGLASHCLDDCNKLCGAGKKDLACSARCETICRVEVESLSFAADVYAKSSASEKTAVIQAIDKQARQPSDKINAIAATCIGDCGKFCAEGKKDPACATICEDGCRGRAVSVAFALATPDKKETIKKDIAAVAGLP, encoded by the coding sequence ATGGCTCTGAGCAGAACCGCGATGAGCGTGTCtttcctcgtcgccgtcgtggtgGCAGCCGCATCGGTGCCGGCGGCTACCGCTCAAGCCCCATGCGACAGCGCTTGCCGTCtcaaggcggcggcggaggctttCACTGCCGCCCCGCCCACCGAGAAGGCCGCCGCGGTCGAGATCTTGAGCAACAAGACTGAAGGTGCCGTCTCCTCCGCCGAGTCCGCTAACCAGGCTGCTGGGCTGGCCAGCCACTGCCTAGACGACTGCAACAAGCTCTGCGGCGCAGGCAAGAAAGACCTCGCGTGCAGCGCAAGGTGCGAGACCATCTGCCGCGTCGAAGTCGAGAGCCTCTCCTTCGCCGCCGACGTGTACGCCAAGAGCTCGGCGTCGGAGAAGACGGCCGTGATTCAAGCCATCGACAAGCAGGCCCGCCAGCCAAGCGACAAGATCAACGCGATCGCTGCCACCTGCATCGGCGACTGCGGCAAGTTCTGCGCTGAGGGCAAGAAAGACCCTGCGTGCGCCACCATTTGCGAGGACGGTTGCCGTGGCAGAGCCGTGAGCGTTGCCTTCGCTTTGGCCACTCCCGACAAGAAAGAGACCATCAAGAAAGACATCGCAGCCGTCGCAGGACTTCCCTAA
- the LOC123040866 gene encoding uncharacterized protein: MDIFLVWNMRLKCPTREVVCHCNPQVLLFLVVATAPAMAMSFLSTANTSFVPFRRLSRHKPTAAPSLPFPINRCRSPSCSLLPSQRRRLFSSKTPTTNLLSSITAATRTLLFLLVASILSLSGVRRPLPSLAAPPPPTQQPQDDTKGQQEEEPDQGDQEEEDEAEWFRKEEEEVEAAWMQPSDDEEEEEDDDEVQMYLEVLSEDPGDVDALKCVLFARMRRKDWGGALRYAAQLREAEPGEVEWRLMEALLHELKGDIATAERLFQEVLAEKPLLVRALHGLALCMHKRLEGPTVFEMLEKALQLVVSEERVPEERNIKLLIAQMHVVKGDLDVASEKLRTLINEDPRDFRPHLCQGIVYALLDKKEEADEQFDVYRSLVPDEFPDKSFINDVILLAKVESKDRLQKDFRSEYLSKK; encoded by the exons ATGGATATTTTTCTTGTGTGGAACATGAGGTTGAAGTGTCCCACTCGAGAAGTAGTGTGCCACTGCAATCCCCAGGTCCTCCTTTTCCTCGTTGTGGCCACAGCTCCGGCCATGGCGATGAGCTTCTTGTCCACCGCTAACACATCGTTCGTGCCCTTCCGCCGCCTCTCCCGCCACAagcccaccgccgccccctcgCTCCCGTTCCCCATCAATCGCTGCCGCTCACCCTCCTGCTCCCTTCTCCCTTCCCAGCGCCGGCGCCTCTTCTCTTCCAAGACCCCCACCACCAACCTCCTCTCATCAATCACGGCCGCCACGAGAACCCTGCTCTTCCTTCTCGTCGCCTCCATCCTCTCCCTCTCCGGCGTCCGGCGCCCCCTCCCGTCACTCGCCGCCCCTCCCCCACCCACGCAGCAACCGCAAGACGACACCAAGGGACAGCAAGAAGAAGAACCCGACCAAGGGGATcaggaagaggaggacgaggcggagtggtttcggaaggaggaggaggaggtggaggcggcctgGATGCAGCcaagcgacgacgaggaggaggaagaggacgacgacgaggtCCAGATGTACCTGGAGGTCCTGAGCGAGGACCCGGGCGACGTGGACGCGCTCAAGTGCGTGCTCTTCGCCAGGATGCGGCGCAAGGACTGGGGCGGCGCGCTGCGCTACGCGGCGCAGCTGCGGGAGGCCGAGCCCGGCGAGGTGGAGTGGCGGCTCATGGAGGCgctgctgcacgagctcaaggggGACATCGCCACCGCCGAGCGGCTCTTCCAGGAGGTCCTCGCGGAGAAGCCCCTCCTCGTCCGGGCTCTCCAT GGACTCGCATTGTGCATGCATAAAAGACTCGAAGGACCAACTGTTTTTGAGATGCTGGAGAAAGCTTTGCAACTCGTAGTATCCGAGGAAAGGGTCCCAGAAGAGCGCAACATAAAGCTTCTGATTGCACAGATGCATGTTGTCAAG GGTGACCTGGATGTTGCATCAGAGAAATTGAGAACTCTTATTAATGAGGATCCAAGGGACTTTCGGCCTCATCTTTGCCAG GGCATTGTATATGCACTTTTGGACAAAAAGGAAGAAGCAGACGAGCAATTTGATGTGTACAGAAGCCTTGTGCCGGACGAGTTCCCGGACAAGAGTTTTATCAATGATGTTATACTATTGGCCAAAGTGGAGTCAAAAGATCGGCTACAGAAGGACTTTAGATCAGAGTACCTATCTAAAAAGTGA